In Microbacterium esteraromaticum, the following proteins share a genomic window:
- a CDS encoding phosphotransferase, protein MARSPFTLVAAVTAAVPGAEVTGARALTADGDGRFDSAVATLADGSELVIRVAADDAAAIELAEEALALRALTAGAREMLSFRVPIAMGETRVGEARALVTDLMPGFQIEASDIPAGRGAAHSIGEAIAAVHALPPSVVRSAGLGVRDAAAVRTETDQLVDRASATGRVPARLSARWRDAVAADDLWRFESAVTLGGIQALSFLFEDDPQDGPQVVAVLGWRGLSVGDPAEDLGWLSGAPEAASDVLSAYAAASQRAADDALQVRARLHAELEFARWLVHGDELRRPDIVDDAAGLLESLSAGLRSDDLRVVASYTGGVDSALDVLDRVPDTRATDIDTSMQTDAYRPEDLWQDEPDETANVADDASSGEGASERAGDASHTGLADDDETGSIDVSADQQGDRRAGPVTGSGTASWDEATQDLTDVSGVRGSSHQSDASAKTRPAGDTAPSDMDSADEAQRAARAALQRWTRSDSE, encoded by the coding sequence ATGGCACGCTCTCCTTTCACTCTAGTGGCGGCGGTCACGGCCGCTGTGCCCGGGGCGGAGGTCACGGGCGCTCGCGCTCTGACCGCGGACGGAGACGGGAGGTTCGACTCGGCCGTCGCGACGCTCGCCGACGGCAGCGAGCTCGTGATCCGCGTCGCCGCCGACGACGCCGCGGCGATCGAACTTGCCGAGGAGGCGCTCGCTCTGAGGGCGCTGACCGCAGGTGCCAGAGAGATGCTGAGCTTCCGCGTGCCGATCGCCATGGGCGAGACCCGGGTGGGCGAAGCCCGCGCACTGGTGACCGACCTCATGCCCGGGTTCCAGATCGAGGCGTCCGACATCCCGGCCGGGCGCGGAGCCGCGCACTCGATCGGAGAGGCCATCGCGGCTGTGCATGCGCTTCCGCCGTCGGTCGTGCGCTCGGCAGGCCTCGGCGTGCGCGACGCCGCGGCCGTTCGCACCGAGACCGACCAGCTCGTCGACCGCGCATCGGCGACCGGCCGCGTCCCTGCCCGTCTGAGTGCTCGCTGGCGGGACGCTGTGGCGGCAGACGATCTCTGGCGCTTCGAGAGCGCCGTGACACTGGGCGGCATCCAGGCGCTGTCGTTCCTGTTCGAGGACGACCCGCAGGACGGCCCGCAGGTCGTCGCCGTGCTCGGCTGGCGCGGTCTCTCGGTGGGCGACCCCGCCGAGGATCTCGGCTGGCTCTCGGGTGCCCCCGAGGCGGCATCCGACGTTCTCTCCGCATACGCCGCCGCCTCGCAGCGCGCGGCCGACGACGCGCTGCAGGTGCGCGCCCGCCTGCACGCCGAGCTCGAGTTCGCCCGGTGGCTGGTGCACGGCGACGAACTGCGCCGACCCGACATCGTCGATGACGCGGCCGGCCTGCTCGAGTCGCTCAGCGCCGGGCTGCGCAGCGACGACCTGCGCGTGGTCGCGTCGTACACCGGTGGAGTGGATTCGGCGCTCGACGTGCTCGACCGTGTGCCCGATACGCGGGCGACCGACATCGACACCTCGATGCAGACCGATGCGTACCGGCCGGAAGACCTCTGGCAGGACGAGCCCGACGAGACCGCGAACGTCGCGGACGACGCGTCGTCCGGCGAAGGCGCCTCTGAGCGAGCGGGCGACGCGTCGCACACCGGTCTCGCCGACGACGACGAGACCGGCTCGATCGACGTCTCCGCCGATCAGCAGGGCGACAGGCGCGCCGGCCCCGTGACCGGATCGGGGACCGCGTCGTGGGACGAGGCGACGCAGGACCTCACCGATGTCAGCGGCGTGCGCGGATCGTCGCATCAGTCCGATGCGTCGGCGAAGACCCGCCCCGCCGGCGACACGGCGCCGAGCGACATGGACTCGGCCGACGAGGCTCAGCGCGCTGCTCGAGCGGCGCTCCAG